Proteins encoded in a region of the bacterium genome:
- a CDS encoding NAD-binding protein produces MYIIIVGGGKVGFHLSNMLAKNKNEVSLVEKNKALASELAEKLSGILVIHGDGCESQTLKDAGAERADVIVAATGSDEDNLVISQLAKEIFNIPRTVARVNDPKNEHIFNQLGVDISINSTSIITKIIEEEASMDDFMDLLTFKKGNLSIVRVDLSEESPAKGRLIEGLSLPKNTAIVAILRKNEVISPNPKVMLEAGDDVIAIGPIEKEEDLLKALLGEVDLE; encoded by the coding sequence ATGTATATCATCATTGTTGGGGGAGGAAAGGTTGGTTTTCATTTGAGCAATATGCTTGCTAAGAACAAAAATGAGGTTTCTCTTGTTGAAAAGAACAAAGCCCTAGCCAGTGAACTTGCAGAGAAGCTTTCTGGTATTCTTGTTATCCACGGAGATGGTTGTGAATCCCAAACCCTTAAGGATGCAGGGGCAGAGAGGGCTGATGTTATTGTTGCAGCAACAGGAAGCGATGAAGACAACCTTGTTATTTCTCAGCTTGCAAAGGAGATATTTAATATTCCAAGAACCGTGGCAAGGGTAAATGACCCAAAGAATGAGCACATATTTAACCAGCTTGGCGTTGACATTTCCATAAACTCAACCTCCATCATTACAAAGATAATTGAGGAAGAGGCATCAATGGATGATTTTATGGATCTTCTTACATTCAAGAAGGGAAATCTTTCCATTGTAAGGGTTGATCTTAGTGAAGAATCACCAGCAAAAGGCAGGCTTATTGAAGGGCTTTCCCTTCCAAAAAACACGGCAATTGTGGCTATTCTTAGAAAAAATGAGGTTATTTCTCCGAATCCAAAGGTAATGTTAGAGGCTGGTGATGATGTTATTGCTATTGGCCCAATTGAAAAAGAGGAAGACCTCCTTAAGGCATTGCTGGGAGAGGTAGACTTAGAATAA